The Pseudomonas fluorescens genome includes a window with the following:
- the dusA gene encoding tRNA dihydrouridine(20/20a) synthase DusA: protein MLEKQSLSPVNTRPTLSRRFSVAPMMDWTDAHCRFFLRILSKHALLYTEMVTTGALLNGDHERFLRHHPSEHPLALQLGGSVPADLAACARMAQEHGYDEVNLNVGCPSDRVQNNMIGACLMGHPGLVADCVKAMRDAVSIPVTVKHRIGINGRDSYEQLCEFVGTVREAGCTSFTVHARIAILEGLSPKENRDIPPLRYDVAARLKADFPELEIVLNGGIKTLEACHEHLQTFDGVMLGREAYHNPYLLAEVDQQLFGSTAPIISRAEALAQLRPYIADHLAAGGAMHHITRHVLGLGTGFPGARRFRQLLSVDIHKTKDPLALLDQAGQLLEGR, encoded by the coding sequence ATGCTAGAAAAACAGAGCCTTAGCCCAGTAAATACGCGACCTACGCTGTCTCGACGCTTCAGTGTGGCCCCAATGATGGATTGGACCGACGCCCACTGCCGTTTCTTCCTACGCATCCTCTCCAAGCACGCCCTGCTCTACACCGAAATGGTCACCACCGGCGCGCTACTCAACGGCGACCACGAACGCTTCCTGCGCCATCACCCATCCGAACACCCCCTGGCCCTGCAACTGGGCGGCAGCGTGCCTGCCGATCTGGCTGCCTGCGCGCGTATGGCCCAGGAGCACGGTTACGACGAGGTGAACCTCAACGTCGGCTGCCCCAGTGATCGGGTGCAGAACAATATGATCGGCGCGTGCCTGATGGGGCATCCGGGGTTGGTGGCCGATTGTGTGAAGGCGATGCGCGATGCGGTGTCGATTCCGGTGACGGTCAAGCATCGCATCGGGATCAATGGGCGGGACAGTTACGAGCAGCTGTGTGAGTTTGTCGGGACGGTGCGTGAGGCCGGGTGCACGAGTTTTACCGTGCATGCGCGGATTGCGATTCTGGAGGGGTTGTCGCCGAAGGAGAATCGCGACATCCCACCGCTGCGTTATGACGTGGCCGCGCGGTTGAAGGCGGATTTTCCGGAGTTGGAGATTGTGCTCAACGGCGGGATCAAGACGCTGGAGGCCTGCCACGAGCATCTGCAGACGTTCGACGGTGTGATGCTGGGGCGCGAGGCGTATCACAACCCGTACCTGCTGGCCGAGGTGGATCAACAGCTGTTCGGCAGCACCGCGCCGATCATCAGCCGGGCCGAGGCGCTGGCGCAGTTGCGGCCTTATATCGCCGATCATTTGGCCGCCGGTGGCGCAATGCATCACATCACCCGTCATGTGCTCGGGCTGGGTACCGGTTTTCCAGGGGCGCGGCGGTTTCGGCAGTTGTTGTCGGTGGATATCCACAAGACCAAGGATCCGCTGGCGCTGCTCGACCAGGCGGGGCAACTGCTGGAAGGGCGTTAA
- the rssB gene encoding two-component system response regulator RssB: MPKTSATLLIIDDDEVVRASLAAYLEDSGFSVLQASNGQQGLQVFEQDKPDLVICDLRMPQMGGLELIRQVTEISSQTPVIVVSGAGVMNDAVEALRLGAADYLIKPLEDLAVLEHSVRRALDRSRLLVENQRYREKLETANRELEASLNLLQEDQNAGRQVQMNMLPVSPWTVDDFRFAHQIIPSLYLSGDFVDYFRVDERRVAFYLADVSGHGASSAFVTVLLKFMTTRLLFESKRNGTLPEFKPSEVLGHINRGLISCKLGKHVTMVGGVIDEETGLLTYSIGGHLPLPVLYTPDSVRYLEGRGLPVGLFNEATYEDHVLELPPTFSLTLMSDGILDLLTEPTLKEKEAALPERVSAAGGSLEGLRQVFGLATLGEMPDDIALLVLSRNL; encoded by the coding sequence ATGCCAAAAACCAGTGCCACGCTGCTGATAATCGATGATGACGAAGTGGTGCGAGCCAGTCTCGCAGCCTACTTGGAAGACAGTGGTTTCAGCGTCCTGCAGGCCAGCAATGGCCAACAGGGTCTTCAGGTATTCGAGCAAGACAAGCCCGACCTGGTCATCTGCGACCTGCGCATGCCGCAGATGGGCGGACTCGAACTCATTCGCCAGGTCACCGAGATTTCCTCGCAGACCCCGGTGATCGTGGTTTCGGGCGCAGGCGTGATGAACGACGCGGTCGAGGCGTTGCGCCTGGGCGCGGCGGATTACCTGATCAAGCCCCTTGAAGACCTTGCGGTGCTCGAGCACTCGGTGCGCCGGGCCTTGGACCGCTCGCGCCTGTTGGTGGAAAACCAGCGCTACCGCGAGAAGCTGGAAACCGCCAACCGCGAGCTGGAAGCCAGCCTGAACCTGTTGCAGGAAGACCAGAACGCTGGGCGCCAGGTGCAGATGAACATGCTGCCGGTCAGTCCCTGGACCGTCGACGATTTCCGTTTTGCCCACCAGATCATCCCGTCGTTGTACCTGTCGGGTGATTTCGTGGACTATTTTCGGGTCGACGAGCGGCGTGTAGCGTTCTATCTGGCGGACGTTTCCGGCCATGGTGCTTCTTCGGCATTCGTCACGGTGCTGTTGAAGTTCATGACCACGCGCCTGTTGTTCGAGTCCAAGCGTAATGGCACTCTGCCAGAATTCAAGCCTTCTGAGGTCCTTGGGCATATCAACCGAGGCCTGATCAGTTGTAAGCTGGGCAAACACGTCACAATGGTCGGTGGAGTCATCGACGAGGAGACTGGTTTGTTGACCTATAGCATCGGCGGCCACCTGCCTTTGCCTGTGTTGTATACACCAGACAGTGTGCGTTACCTGGAAGGGCGTGGTTTGCCGGTGGGCCTGTTCAACGAGGCCACCTACGAAGACCACGTACTGGAATTGCCACCGACATTCAGCCTGACGCTGATGTCTGATGGCATTTTGGACCTTTTGACAGAACCTACACTCAAAGAGAAAGAAGCGGCCTTGCCTGAACGGGTGAGTGCAGCGGGCGGCAGCCTGGAAGGCTTGCGTCAAGTGTTTGGATTAGCCACGCTCGGGGAGATGCCGGATGATATCGCCCTGTTAGTGTTGAGCAGGAACCTTTGA
- a CDS encoding MlaA family lipoprotein, giving the protein MLVPFAAQAATEEDPWESINRPIFTFNDTIDTYALKPLAQGYQYVTPQFLEDGIHNMFRNIGDVGNLANNVLQAKPAAAGVDTARLIFNTTFGLLGFFDVGTQMGLQRSDEDFGQTLGYWGLDSGPYVMLPLLGPSTLRDAPAKLVDDYTAPYRYIDNVSVRNSIRGLNVVDTRASLLSAEKMVSGDKYVFIRNAYLQNREFKVKDGQVEDDF; this is encoded by the coding sequence ATGCTGGTTCCGTTCGCTGCCCAGGCCGCCACGGAAGAAGATCCTTGGGAAAGCATCAACCGTCCTATCTTTACCTTCAACGACACCATTGATACCTACGCGCTCAAGCCACTGGCCCAGGGTTATCAATATGTGACGCCGCAGTTCCTCGAAGACGGCATCCACAACATGTTCCGCAACATCGGTGACGTGGGCAACCTGGCCAACAACGTGCTGCAGGCCAAGCCGGCCGCTGCCGGGGTCGACACCGCCCGGTTGATCTTCAACACCACCTTCGGCCTGCTGGGCTTCTTTGATGTGGGCACCCAGATGGGCCTGCAGCGCAGCGATGAAGATTTTGGCCAGACCCTCGGCTACTGGGGCCTGGATAGCGGGCCATATGTAATGCTGCCGCTGCTGGGGCCAAGCACCCTGCGTGACGCGCCGGCCAAGCTGGTCGATGACTACACCGCCCCGTATCGTTATATCGATAACGTCTCGGTGCGTAACTCTATTCGAGGCCTGAACGTCGTCGACACCCGCGCCAGCCTGTTGTCGGCCGAGAAGATGGTGAGCGGCGACAAGTATGTCTTCATCCGCAACGCCTACTTGCAAAACCGCGAATTCAAGGTCAAGGATGGCCAGGTCGAAGACGATTTTTAA
- the tal gene encoding transaldolase has product MTSKLEQLKQFTTVVADTGDFEAIARVKPVDATTNPSLLLKASAIPGYAEQLNACVADCKGDVGLASDRFAVAVGQEILKVIPGRISTEVDARLSFDTEAMLKRAHRLIDLYEKAGIGRERVLIKIASTWEGIRAAEQLEREGIQCNLTLLFSFAQAAACADAGVFLISPFVGRIYDWYKKANGNDYTGADDPGVQSVTRIYNYYKANDYKTVVMGASFRNLNQIEQLAGCDRLTVSPDLLEKLAADEGKLERKLAPGQAGEARLILNEAQFRWLSNEDAMATEKLAEGIRQFARDQEKLEALLQAKL; this is encoded by the coding sequence ATGACTTCCAAGCTGGAACAACTCAAACAGTTCACCACCGTCGTGGCCGACACCGGCGACTTCGAGGCCATCGCCCGCGTCAAGCCCGTGGACGCTACCACCAACCCTTCCCTGCTGCTCAAGGCGTCGGCCATTCCAGGTTATGCCGAGCAGTTGAACGCCTGCGTGGCGGACTGCAAGGGCGATGTGGGCCTGGCCAGCGACCGTTTTGCCGTGGCGGTTGGGCAAGAAATCCTGAAAGTGATCCCGGGGCGTATTTCCACTGAAGTGGACGCGCGCCTGTCGTTCGACACCGAGGCCATGTTGAAGCGTGCGCATCGCCTGATCGATCTGTACGAAAAGGCCGGCATTGGTCGCGAGCGCGTGCTGATCAAGATCGCTTCCACCTGGGAAGGTATTCGCGCCGCCGAGCAGTTGGAGCGTGAAGGCATCCAGTGCAACCTGACCCTGCTGTTCTCCTTCGCCCAGGCCGCCGCCTGCGCCGATGCCGGGGTGTTCCTGATTTCGCCGTTCGTGGGCCGTATCTACGACTGGTACAAGAAAGCCAATGGCAACGACTATACCGGCGCTGATGATCCAGGCGTGCAGTCGGTGACGCGCATCTACAACTACTACAAGGCCAATGACTACAAGACCGTGGTCATGGGCGCGAGCTTCCGCAACCTCAACCAGATCGAGCAACTGGCCGGCTGCGACCGCCTGACCGTCAGCCCGGACCTGCTGGAAAAACTCGCCGCCGACGAAGGCAAGCTGGAGCGCAAGCTGGCGCCAGGGCAAGCCGGGGAAGCGCGCTTGATTCTCAATGAAGCGCAGTTCCGCTGGTTGTCCAACGAGGACGCCATGGCGACCGAGAAACTGGCAGAAGGTATTCGTCAGTTTGCCCGGGACCAGGAGAAGCTGGAGGCGTTGCTGCAAGCCAAGCTTTGA
- a CDS encoding heavy metal response regulator transcription factor, with amino-acid sequence MKLLIVEDQTKTGQYLRQGLGEAGFNADLVADGITGQQLALSGEYALLILDVMLPGRDGWQILQAVRGAGLDTPVLFLTARDAIQDRVHGLELGADDYLVKPFAFSELLARVRSLLRRGSSTQQETSLQLADLRLDLIRRRVERSGRRIDLTAKEFALLEMLLRRQGEVLPKSLIASQVWDMNFDSDTNVIEVAIRRLRIKIDDDFPSKLIHTVRGMGYVLEERSL; translated from the coding sequence ATGAAACTGCTGATCGTCGAAGACCAAACCAAAACCGGCCAATACCTGCGCCAAGGCCTGGGCGAAGCCGGGTTCAACGCCGACCTGGTGGCCGATGGCATCACCGGCCAGCAACTGGCCTTGAGCGGTGAATACGCCCTGCTGATCCTCGACGTGATGTTGCCCGGCCGCGATGGCTGGCAGATCCTGCAAGCCGTCCGTGGCGCCGGGCTGGATACACCGGTGCTGTTTCTCACCGCGCGGGATGCGATACAGGATCGCGTACACGGCCTGGAGCTGGGCGCCGATGATTACCTGGTCAAGCCCTTTGCCTTTTCCGAGTTGCTGGCACGGGTGCGCAGCCTGTTGCGTCGAGGCAGTTCGACGCAACAGGAAACCAGCCTGCAACTGGCCGACTTGCGCCTGGACCTGATTCGCCGTCGTGTCGAACGCAGCGGCCGACGCATCGACCTCACCGCCAAGGAGTTCGCCTTGCTGGAAATGCTTCTGCGCCGCCAGGGCGAAGTGCTGCCCAAATCGCTGATCGCGTCCCAGGTCTGGGACATGAATTTTGACAGCGACACCAACGTCATCGAAGTCGCCATCCGGCGCTTGCGAATCAAGATTGACGATGACTTCCCCAGCAAACTCATCCACACCGTGCGGGGCATGGGCTATGTGCTTGAAGAGCGCAGCCTGTGA
- the queF gene encoding NADPH-dependent 7-cyano-7-deazaguanine reductase QueF (Catalyzes the NADPH-dependent reduction of 7-cyano-7-deazaguanine (preQ0) to 7-aminomethyl-7-deazaguanine (preQ1) in queuosine biosynthesis), which translates to MHPAAEHSPLGKSSEYIATYTPSLLFPIPRTAKWAELGLTAETLPYKGVDFWNCFELSWLLPSGKPVVAIGEFAIPADSPNIIESKSFKLYLNSLNQTPFADTASLEATLRQDLSAAAGKAVGVRIRSLKDVEREGIVALPGTCIDDLDISVDSYAHPRPELLRCDASRIVEQSLHSHLLKSNCPVTSQPDWGSVAVEYRGAALDPASLLAYIVSFRQHSDFHEQCVERIFLDLQRLLKPEKLTVYARYVRRGGLDINPYRSTEDVQLSNHRLVRQ; encoded by the coding sequence ATGCATCCCGCAGCCGAACATTCGCCGCTGGGCAAATCCAGCGAATACATCGCCACGTACACGCCGTCACTGCTGTTCCCGATCCCGCGCACGGCGAAATGGGCGGAATTGGGCCTGACGGCCGAGACCCTGCCGTACAAGGGCGTGGATTTCTGGAACTGCTTCGAACTGTCGTGGCTGCTGCCGTCCGGCAAGCCGGTGGTGGCCATCGGTGAATTCGCGATCCCGGCGGATTCGCCGAATATCATCGAGTCCAAATCCTTCAAGCTGTACCTCAACTCCTTGAACCAGACCCCGTTTGCCGATACCGCGAGCCTGGAAGCGACCCTGCGCCAGGACCTGTCGGCGGCTGCCGGTAAAGCAGTGGGCGTGCGGATCCGCAGCCTCAAGGATGTGGAGCGTGAAGGTATCGTGGCATTGCCCGGTACGTGCATCGACGATTTGGACATCAGCGTCGACTCCTACGCGCACCCGCGCCCGGAACTGCTGCGTTGCGATGCCTCGCGCATCGTCGAGCAAAGCCTGCACAGCCATCTGCTCAAGTCCAACTGCCCGGTGACCAGCCAGCCGGACTGGGGCAGCGTGGCGGTGGAATATCGCGGTGCGGCCCTGGATCCCGCCAGCCTGCTGGCCTACATCGTCAGCTTCCGCCAGCATTCGGATTTCCATGAGCAGTGCGTGGAACGGATCTTTCTCGACCTGCAGCGCTTGCTCAAGCCGGAGAAATTGACGGTGTACGCGCGGTATGTGCGTCGGGGCGGGCTGGATATCAACCCGTATCGCAGTACTGAAGACGTTCAACTGTCGAACCATCGTCTGGTCCGGCAATGA
- a CDS encoding heavy metal sensor histidine kinase: protein MRGRWSLSSRLALLFAACTAVVSLFAGVLFSRGSEAHFIELDQQLLEGKLIGLRRALQDLDAEQTERRLEDELSRQADLALRIKGSDGVRWYDSSIRIPAQLPEQPGLSTLSDADNDYRVLNAPLYPNRANSPQLTLLLDITHHQHFLQRMQRLIWLTVGLSALATALLGAWAARRALRPLRRMGAIAGSVSARSLNARLPEEQMPAELAELAHSINAMLGRLDDAFQRLSAFSADIAHELRTPLSNLLTHTQVTLTRERPLEDYREALHSNLEELQWMAQLVNDMLYLAKADHGLLALNREPLQLAEEVDVLLDFFAPLAEDTNVRLSREGDGRIEGDRNMLRRALSNLLDNALRFTPADGEVRVHIVDATQGVSVSVENSGEGIAADLLPRLFDRFYRADPARQEGSSEHAGLGLAITRSIIRAHGGQIRCESADGWTRFLIELPKTSQP, encoded by the coding sequence GTGAGGGGCCGGTGGTCGCTGAGCAGCCGCCTGGCGCTGCTGTTCGCCGCCTGCACCGCGGTGGTGTCATTGTTTGCCGGGGTGTTGTTCAGCCGCGGCAGCGAGGCGCATTTCATCGAGCTGGACCAGCAACTGCTCGAAGGCAAGCTGATCGGTCTGCGCCGGGCCCTGCAAGACCTTGACGCCGAGCAGACCGAGCGCCGCCTGGAAGATGAATTGAGCCGTCAGGCCGACCTGGCGCTGCGCATCAAGGGCAGCGATGGTGTGCGCTGGTACGACAGTTCGATCCGGATTCCGGCCCAGTTGCCGGAGCAACCCGGCCTGTCGACCCTCAGCGATGCCGACAACGATTACCGAGTGTTGAACGCGCCCCTGTACCCCAACCGAGCCAATTCGCCGCAACTGACCCTGTTGCTGGACATCACCCACCACCAGCATTTCCTGCAACGCATGCAGCGCCTGATCTGGTTGACCGTCGGCCTCTCGGCCCTGGCCACCGCCCTGCTCGGCGCCTGGGCCGCCCGGCGGGCCTTGCGCCCCTTGCGACGCATGGGCGCCATTGCCGGCAGTGTCTCGGCCCGCTCACTCAACGCCCGACTGCCCGAAGAGCAAATGCCCGCCGAACTGGCGGAATTGGCCCACAGCATCAACGCCATGCTCGGACGCCTCGACGATGCGTTTCAGCGGCTCTCAGCGTTCTCTGCCGACATCGCCCATGAATTACGCACGCCGCTGTCGAACCTGCTGACCCACACCCAAGTCACCCTCACTCGCGAACGCCCCCTGGAGGATTACCGCGAGGCGTTGCACAGCAATCTCGAAGAGCTGCAATGGATGGCGCAACTGGTCAACGACATGCTGTACCTGGCCAAGGCCGACCACGGCTTGCTGGCGCTCAATCGCGAACCGCTGCAATTGGCCGAGGAAGTGGACGTGCTGCTGGACTTCTTCGCGCCGCTGGCCGAAGACACCAACGTCCGCCTGAGCCGCGAGGGCGATGGCCGCATAGAGGGTGACCGCAACATGTTGCGCCGGGCGCTCTCCAACCTGCTGGACAACGCCCTGCGCTTCACCCCCGCTGACGGCGAAGTGCGGGTGCACATTGTCGATGCGACTCAAGGAGTGAGCGTTAGTGTGGAGAACAGTGGCGAAGGAATTGCAGCGGACTTGCTGCCGCGCCTGTTCGACCGCTTCTACCGCGCCGACCCGGCTCGCCAGGAGGGCAGCAGCGAACACGCGGGGCTCGGACTGGCCATCACCCGCTCAATTATCCGCGCCCATGGCGGGCAGATCCGCTGTGAATCGGCCGATGGCTGGACGCGGTTCCTGATAGAGCTGCCAAAGACAAGCCAGCCCTGA
- a CDS encoding DUF4404 family protein, which produces MPARELQEQLNKLREQLEQNPPLSEVERDDLHALMQKIELELELETKAPDNNLADNINLAVERFEVEHPTLAGTLRNIVQALGNMGI; this is translated from the coding sequence ATGCCTGCCCGCGAATTGCAAGAACAGCTCAACAAACTGCGCGAGCAATTGGAACAGAATCCACCACTTTCCGAAGTCGAGCGCGATGACCTACACGCGCTGATGCAAAAAATCGAACTTGAGCTTGAGTTGGAAACCAAAGCGCCGGACAACAACCTCGCCGACAATATAAACCTGGCTGTCGAGCGCTTCGAGGTGGAACACCCCACCCTTGCCGGGACCTTGCGCAACATTGTGCAAGCTTTGGGCAATATGGGGATCTGA
- a CDS encoding putative adenosine monophosphate-protein transferase Fic: MADKYGVGEDAYCYPGSAVLRNKLDIRDEPTLSEAEQQLSAIAADNVEFSPPPYNLAYLQNIHRILFSDLFEWAGELRTVGMSKQATRFCQPQYMQAEANKIFMSMAAANWFEGMERAELIVAVAEAYSDINVVHPFREGNGRAQRILFEHLIMNAGFEISWWGIEKDEWIFANIAAYNGVMGPMEQVFEKCIGQAIQA; this comes from the coding sequence ATGGCTGACAAATATGGAGTCGGTGAAGACGCTTACTGCTACCCCGGCTCCGCGGTCCTTCGCAACAAACTCGATATCCGTGACGAACCGACCCTAAGCGAAGCCGAACAACAGCTCTCGGCCATCGCAGCGGACAACGTCGAATTCAGCCCTCCTCCCTACAACCTGGCCTACCTTCAAAACATTCATCGAATCCTCTTTTCGGACCTGTTCGAATGGGCCGGCGAGTTGCGCACCGTTGGCATGTCCAAACAAGCCACCCGCTTTTGCCAACCCCAGTACATGCAAGCGGAAGCCAACAAGATCTTCATGAGCATGGCGGCGGCCAACTGGTTCGAGGGCATGGAGCGGGCTGAGCTGATCGTCGCCGTTGCAGAGGCCTATTCCGACATCAACGTCGTACACCCCTTCCGCGAAGGCAACGGTCGTGCGCAACGCATCCTGTTTGAACACCTCATCATGAATGCCGGGTTTGAAATCAGTTGGTGGGGGATTGAGAAGGACGAGTGGATCTTTGCCAACATTGCGGCTTATAACGGCGTCATGGGGCCTATGGAGCAGGTTTTTGAGAAATGTATCGGGCAGGCGATTCAAGCTTGA
- a CDS encoding YhfG family protein produces MGNISLETKKAYAARTRRSNYAASLRLEGFKTTFADGERKMPTREEVLKAFAQTRT; encoded by the coding sequence ATGGGCAATATCAGCCTTGAAACCAAAAAGGCCTATGCCGCCAGGACGCGTAGATCCAACTACGCGGCCAGCCTCCGTCTGGAAGGTTTCAAAACGACCTTCGCGGACGGCGAACGCAAAATGCCAACGCGTGAAGAGGTCTTGAAGGCCTTCGCCCAGACCAGAACCTGA
- a CDS encoding metallophosphoesterase, with protein sequence MGDIHGHFKLLTAALNKLDFNTELDRIFSVGDLIDRGPDSMDVLNWLKKPWFHAVRGNHEQMLIDCISGHGDIPRHIRNGGAWLYELQPTVQHELLKAMLALPLIIEINSANDQTIGIVHAEVPVIRSNDDWQEAKDAITGKSGAQHQRQALKTALYAREKIEQNDRTPIKGIDRLYVGHSTVPSIMRLGNVVYIDTGCAFSDGELSLVDIQTESIISMSMSQ encoded by the coding sequence GTGGGCGACATTCACGGGCATTTCAAACTTCTAACAGCAGCCTTGAACAAACTAGACTTCAACACTGAGCTGGATCGCATCTTTTCCGTGGGAGACCTTATCGACCGCGGCCCCGATTCCATGGACGTATTGAACTGGCTTAAAAAGCCGTGGTTCCATGCCGTGCGCGGCAATCATGAACAGATGCTTATTGACTGCATTTCCGGCCATGGTGACATACCCCGACATATCCGAAACGGTGGTGCCTGGCTCTACGAGTTACAACCAACCGTCCAGCATGAGCTTTTAAAAGCCATGCTGGCACTGCCATTGATTATTGAAATCAATTCAGCAAACGATCAAACAATTGGAATAGTCCATGCCGAAGTTCCTGTCATAAGGAGTAATGATGACTGGCAAGAAGCTAAAGATGCTATCACTGGAAAATCGGGGGCACAGCATCAGCGACAAGCCTTGAAGACAGCCCTGTATGCCAGAGAAAAAATCGAGCAAAACGACCGCACGCCCATTAAAGGAATAGACCGACTCTATGTTGGTCATTCAACAGTACCCAGCATTATGCGCTTGGGCAATGTCGTATATATCGACACTGGCTGCGCATTTTCCGATGGTGAGTTAAGCCTGGTTGATATCCAAACCGAATCCATCATTAGTATGAGCATGAGCCAGTGA
- the rssC gene encoding anti-sigma factor antagonist RssC, with the protein MSTGRIQFAEQDGTFVLKFVGEVRLTLCSALDATIERIFTSLNFNAIVIDLTETRSIDSTTLGLLAKLSILSRQKVGLLPTVVTTHNDITRLLQSMGFDQVFNIVGDPVPCPECLDDLPDQDQSEEEVRIKVLEAHKILMGLNDSNREAFHDLVNALEGP; encoded by the coding sequence ATGAGTACCGGTAGAATCCAGTTCGCCGAGCAGGACGGCACCTTTGTCCTGAAGTTTGTCGGTGAAGTGCGCCTGACTCTGTGTTCGGCGCTGGATGCGACTATTGAGCGGATCTTCACTTCGTTGAATTTCAACGCCATCGTGATCGACCTGACCGAAACCCGCAGCATCGACAGCACCACATTGGGCCTGCTGGCCAAACTGTCGATCCTGTCGCGGCAGAAGGTCGGCCTGCTGCCGACTGTCGTCACCACCCACAACGACATTACCCGTCTACTGCAATCGATGGGCTTCGACCAGGTGTTCAACATCGTGGGCGACCCTGTGCCGTGCCCGGAATGCCTGGACGACCTGCCTGACCAGGACCAGTCCGAAGAAGAAGTGCGGATCAAGGTGCTCGAAGCCCACAAGATCCTGATGGGGCTTAACGATTCCAATCGTGAAGCTTTTCATGACCTGGTGAATGCGCTGGAAGGGCCTTGA
- a CDS encoding cupredoxin domain-containing protein — MLMVNRLILAASVWVLSTSLWASPGAHFDFGQPAPAAKASRTIEVVMGDMSFNPGTLDIKAGETVRFVLINKGQLLHEFNLGNAAMHAQHQQEMLKMQQSGMLTPTGVKPGMDHASMNPASMEHGGKDGMMRHDDANSVLVEPGKSAELTWAFDKATRLEFACNVPGHYQAGMKGDLTVSQ; from the coding sequence ATGTTGATGGTAAACCGTCTGATCCTGGCCGCCTCTGTGTGGGTATTGAGTACCTCGTTGTGGGCGTCTCCCGGTGCGCACTTTGATTTCGGCCAGCCCGCACCGGCGGCCAAGGCCAGTCGCACCATCGAGGTGGTGATGGGCGACATGTCGTTCAATCCTGGCACGCTGGATATCAAGGCAGGCGAGACGGTGCGGTTTGTACTCATCAATAAAGGCCAGTTGTTGCACGAATTCAACCTCGGTAACGCCGCGATGCATGCCCAGCACCAGCAGGAAATGCTCAAGATGCAACAGAGCGGCATGTTGACGCCGACCGGGGTGAAGCCGGGAATGGACCATGCCTCGATGAATCCGGCCTCGATGGAGCACGGTGGTAAAGACGGCATGATGCGCCACGACGACGCTAACAGCGTGCTGGTTGAGCCGGGCAAGTCCGCCGAGCTGACCTGGGCCTTCGATAAGGCTACCCGGCTGGAATTTGCCTGCAATGTTCCCGGTCATTACCAGGCCGGGATGAAGGGCGACCTGACAGTCAGTCAGTAA